From a region of the Candidatus Brocadia sp. genome:
- a CDS encoding site-specific integrase, which translates to MRQDELLSLTWDRADLFRKTIIIQETKNGKPRTIPLNQIALGILMEKTKVRSLKCDFVFPSSAMTKIDRANLIKSFNVVNEKAGIQNFRFHDLRHTFATRLAQRGIDLYKISKLLGHCDIHMTQRYAHHCPESLRKGIEVLEKVDYVLTTVGGNKNVLQA; encoded by the coding sequence TTGCGTCAAGACGAACTGCTTTCGCTTACATGGGACAGGGCTGACCTTTTTCGCAAGACAATAATTATCCAGGAAACAAAGAACGGTAAACCTAGGACAATTCCATTAAACCAGATTGCCCTTGGTATTTTAATGGAGAAAACGAAGGTCAGGAGTCTAAAATGTGATTTCGTTTTTCCCAGCAGTGCCATGACCAAGATTGATCGTGCAAACCTTATCAAGTCGTTTAACGTTGTCAACGAAAAGGCAGGCATACAAAACTTTCGTTTCCATGACCTGAGACATACCTTCGCAACACGATTAGCACAAAGAGGAATTGACCTTTATAAAATATCAAAGCTGCTGGGGCATTGCGATATTCACATGACACAGCGTTATGCGCATCATTGTCCGGAGTCTTTAAGGAAAGGAATTGAGGTTTTGGAAAAAGTTGACTACGTTTTGACTACAGTCGGGGGTAACAAAAATGTCTTACAGGCTTGA
- a CDS encoding phage integrase SAM-like domain-containing protein: MYKRDRIWWTCIRYNGKKIQRSLETDNKKLAETIEAKLKTELIEGKYFDRYEGTEKTFREMADRFMKEHAPKVSRNMQESYTTSAKHLLSFFGDSKLTVITPKVINDYKVSRINQGKKPATINKELAMLQKAFSLAVKQWEWTKENPCLKIPKERENNQRDRWLSEDEEKRQLENAP; this comes from the coding sequence ATGTATAAGCGTGACAGAATTTGGTGGACATGCATCCGGTATAATGGCAAGAAGATCCAAAGAAGCCTTGAAACGGATAATAAAAAACTTGCTGAGACTATTGAAGCTAAATTGAAAACGGAGCTGATTGAAGGCAAGTACTTTGACCGGTATGAGGGAACGGAGAAGACCTTCCGGGAAATGGCAGACAGGTTTATGAAAGAACATGCGCCAAAGGTTTCCAGGAATATGCAAGAGAGTTATACAACATCTGCAAAACATCTTTTATCATTCTTTGGTGATTCAAAATTGACGGTGATAACACCGAAAGTAATAAACGATTACAAGGTATCAAGGATAAATCAGGGCAAGAAACCAGCAACGATAAATAAGGAACTGGCAATGCTTCAAAAAGCCTTTAGTTTGGCGGTAAAACAATGGGAATGGACAAAGGAAAACCCTTGCTTGAAGATACCCAAAGAAAGGGAGAACAATCAAAGAGACCGCTGGTTATCAGAAGATGAGGAAAAGAGACAACTGGAAAATGCTCCGTAA
- a CDS encoding helix-turn-helix domain-containing protein: MEKRYISIKELSVYTSLPVKTLYEWASQGKVPSIKYRRRVLFDLKEIDQIMAANKRDTQQCERTANKIIGEIRGNGYNA, from the coding sequence ATGGAAAAAAGATATATAAGCATCAAAGAGCTTTCAGTATATACCTCATTGCCAGTTAAAACACTCTACGAATGGGCAAGCCAGGGTAAGGTACCATCAATCAAATATAGACGCCGTGTCCTTTTTGACTTGAAAGAAATAGATCAAATAATGGCTGCCAACAAACGCGATACCCAGCAATGCGAAAGAACGGCCAATAAGATCATTGGAGAGATTCGCGGAAATGGTTATAATGCTTGA
- a CDS encoding sigma-70 family RNA polymerase sigma factor, translated as MQEKKLMQMFEKDVGRIPILTNNEELAIARQSLMGDEAARNRLVESNMRFVIKVVFQYWSHGLPLMDMISEGCLGLIKAAKTFDPDKGFRFLTYAGNSIVQGVIKAIKDHKQCEHDSLDELAYGHESEMTQGEILESTEPQSDEAAFHS; from the coding sequence ATGCAAGAAAAAAAACTTATGCAGATGTTTGAAAAGGATGTGGGAAGAATTCCAATACTTACCAACAATGAGGAATTAGCCATTGCCAGGCAATCACTAATGGGTGATGAAGCAGCAAGAAACAGACTTGTCGAATCAAACATGAGATTTGTCATTAAGGTGGTTTTTCAATACTGGTCTCATGGACTTCCCCTGATGGATATGATTTCCGAAGGATGCCTGGGGCTTATTAAGGCTGCAAAGACCTTTGATCCTGACAAAGGGTTTCGATTCCTGACCTACGCAGGCAACAGCATTGTGCAAGGTGTGATAAAGGCCATTAAGGATCATAAACAATGTGAGCATGATTCCCTTGATGAACTGGCCTACGGGCATGAATCAGAAATGACACAAGGGGAGATCCTTGAATCGACTGAACCCCAGAGCGATGAGGCGGCTTTTCATAGCTAG
- a CDS encoding site-specific integrase has product MSFLDTDSGKRLFNQYLKKVNGSSQRVYRSEIQQFFDFKNLKGISDITKEVLHAYQERLSWEHSPKTTKRKFSILNGFFKHLEASGAFRNPIITLKEFKTHTGVKDEDLLVCLDKFLATQNTPNIKKSYENLIKLFFAWINKDLCEITKQDILAYRDYLRENSYRDTTIWNRFISLNRFFKYIERENRKFRNPIVFKELTLIFPKKDKGYYTVLSVSEAQRLLNQPDRKTEIGRRDYAILALMLVYGLRANETAGLRHKHLEHDRVKGQQKVWIVDRKGRFQNRPKTAIILNGKALQAFDAWMDIVKGYGIKITGELPVFLPFIYDRVDHKLVIRRDRLPGALSVKSVENIVKRYIKKAKIERDGEVLSAHSLRHTAFTMLAHEGVPIQDIQKLAGHQDINTTMIYVHSAQSYDDHPGMRNPLNK; this is encoded by the coding sequence ATGTCATTTCTTGATACAGACAGTGGCAAAAGGCTTTTCAACCAATATTTGAAAAAGGTTAACGGTAGCAGCCAAAGGGTGTACCGGTCTGAGATACAGCAGTTTTTTGATTTTAAGAATTTAAAGGGAATTTCTGATATCACGAAAGAAGTTCTCCATGCATATCAGGAAAGACTTTCCTGGGAACATTCACCAAAGACCACGAAAAGGAAGTTTTCCATACTCAATGGCTTTTTTAAGCATTTGGAGGCATCCGGAGCGTTCCGGAACCCTATTATCACCCTGAAGGAGTTTAAGACACATACCGGCGTAAAAGACGAAGATTTGTTGGTTTGTCTTGACAAATTCCTTGCTACCCAGAACACACCGAATATCAAAAAGAGCTATGAGAACCTTATCAAGCTATTCTTCGCCTGGATAAACAAGGATTTATGCGAGATAACAAAACAGGATATCCTTGCATACCGGGACTATCTCCGTGAGAATTCTTACCGGGATACCACGATCTGGAATCGGTTTATATCCCTAAACCGGTTCTTTAAGTATATCGAGAGGGAAAACAGGAAGTTCAGGAATCCTATCGTATTTAAGGAACTGACTTTAATCTTCCCGAAGAAGGATAAGGGGTACTATACCGTTCTTTCTGTGTCGGAGGCACAACGGTTATTGAATCAACCAGATCGAAAAACAGAGATTGGCAGGCGAGATTATGCAATCCTTGCCTTGATGCTGGTGTACGGCCTCCGGGCAAATGAAACGGCGGGACTCAGGCATAAACACCTTGAACACGACCGGGTAAAGGGACAACAAAAGGTCTGGATTGTGGACAGGAAGGGGAGATTTCAGAATAGACCAAAGACGGCTATTATCCTAAACGGAAAGGCATTACAGGCGTTTGATGCCTGGATGGATATTGTAAAGGGCTACGGGATAAAGATAACCGGAGAGTTGCCGGTATTTTTACCCTTTATCTATGACCGCGTGGATCACAAACTGGTAATAAGAAGGGACAGGCTGCCAGGGGCGCTTTCCGTGAAGTCTGTGGAAAACATCGTGAAAAGATACATCAAAAAGGCAAAGATTGAAAGGGATGGTGAGGTATTAAGCGCTCATTCGTTGCGGCATACGGCCTTTACGATGCTTGCCCATGAAGGTGTACCAATACAGGATATCCAGAAACTGGCAGGACACCAGGATATCAATACTACGATGATTTACGTTCATTCAGCACAAAGTTATGATGATCATCCGGGCATGCGTAATCCGCTAAATAAATAA
- a CDS encoding regulatory protein GemA: MVKGITQAQKKKIWTKAHEIGMAEEQVRDLVRWVSGQESTKELTKSRGIELIDILEGKVRVPANNPLNPPFVRGTILAPKKGSKVIGRFVPLATPDQLSLIENLKKEAGWDDEHLMNFVRKIFNKDTLAKLGGNEAGVLISVLKRAKGKLVTGI, translated from the coding sequence ATGGTAAAAGGGATCACGCAGGCGCAAAAAAAGAAGATTTGGACAAAAGCCCATGAGATAGGGATGGCGGAAGAACAGGTCAGGGACCTCGTTCGGTGGGTATCTGGTCAGGAATCTACTAAGGAGCTTACCAAGAGCCGGGGTATAGAGTTGATTGATATCCTTGAGGGTAAGGTACGAGTTCCAGCAAACAACCCCCTGAATCCCCCTTTCGTAAGGGGGACTATTCTGGCACCAAAAAAGGGTTCTAAAGTAATTGGCCGTTTTGTACCCCTGGCAACACCAGACCAACTATCCCTTATAGAGAATCTTAAAAAAGAAGCGGGCTGGGATGATGAGCATCTTATGAACTTTGTCCGCAAGATATTTAACAAGGATACCCTTGCTAAGTTAGGCGGTAATGAGGCGGGGGTTTTAATTTCTGTCTTAAAACGCGCAAAAGGGAAATTAGTTACAGGGATTTAA
- a CDS encoding DUF927 domain-containing protein, whose translation MDNTTDVLRRMDYRSFYSRHIPGFEANGKTEVECLCVFHHEKTPSLKVNLERGGFHCFGCGAKGGVIKFLQLRYGLDKKGAIKKILAEEGIDSSPASDSEEKPKPRSGNPKSAHLTFDQVKLIHNQLLKNEAVLKTFQDKYGLSRETTEKYRTGYQNERYVIPIETEPGKWTLKEHKGQQSKGAKVSLYPANIIQEDLPFIIIAEGEFKALLLNQLGFPAVSGTGGANTWKREWNSLFTNLNVIIAYDNDEPGKQGAANVANHLKGVAKSVKVIQWPSYMDSKERKDVTDFFVALKKRREDFQGFLYSAKEIACDLQEIDGVRFIEPAGFKVYHDRVEQIIYYENKQIQKPAFYTPLFITGRALDIDFGIEDVEITFKRDHKWKKIWISKLLISDAKKIIELANHGLPVNSRNSGKMIEYLAAFEAFNMSFIPKSFTSKSFGFKSVGDKLVFILEKMVGKKAVQGDKEVSVEFFTEPGFERFVKAVKPEGTYAKWRECIGHALKYPYANLAFYASFAAPLLRILKAPNFIVDFWGNTSVGKTTVLELAASVWGNPHREAGGLIFGWDSTRTFLERIATFFCDMPIFPDDSQTVSKLTLSNNIYMLINGCAKGRANIVGVRHTSSWHTIVFSTGERPISESSNDGGGVARLISLYGSPFPNAGSDFINDLKTGLRKNYGHAGAKFVEGILPILESTDKTAKLQIAYETYKRTLSLEANNEVGDRISQYFAVIKLAADLVYEILGVGDPVAARESIDRVFENVIRESLNDVDVGTRAMEYILSWANANEASFKGNTTKSFGKWKEFEYLGIYKSELANALREENFSERVVLRLWSEKEWIKREDDKFTCVRDGKRLVIIPWNVITEFTNK comes from the coding sequence ATGGATAATACTACAGATGTATTACGCAGGATGGATTACAGAAGTTTTTATTCAAGACATATACCGGGGTTTGAAGCGAATGGGAAAACGGAGGTTGAATGTCTATGTGTTTTCCATCACGAAAAGACTCCCTCCCTTAAAGTTAACTTGGAACGGGGTGGTTTTCATTGCTTCGGGTGTGGTGCGAAAGGAGGCGTAATTAAATTTCTTCAGCTGCGGTATGGGCTGGATAAGAAAGGCGCTATTAAGAAGATTTTGGCTGAGGAAGGGATAGACTCCTCCCCTGCATCAGATTCAGAAGAGAAACCGAAACCTAGAAGCGGGAATCCAAAATCCGCGCATCTCACCTTTGACCAGGTAAAACTCATCCATAACCAATTGCTAAAAAACGAGGCGGTATTAAAGACCTTCCAGGATAAATATGGTCTATCCAGGGAGACGACAGAAAAGTACCGCACCGGTTATCAGAACGAGCGTTACGTTATCCCGATAGAGACAGAGCCGGGTAAGTGGACACTTAAGGAGCATAAGGGACAGCAAAGCAAAGGAGCTAAAGTATCTTTGTACCCTGCTAACATTATCCAGGAGGATCTCCCCTTTATTATCATTGCTGAGGGTGAATTTAAGGCGCTGCTTCTCAATCAACTGGGTTTCCCGGCTGTATCAGGCACCGGCGGGGCTAACACCTGGAAGCGGGAATGGAATTCACTCTTTACTAATCTCAACGTGATCATTGCATATGACAATGACGAACCTGGAAAACAGGGAGCTGCGAATGTTGCTAATCATCTTAAGGGTGTGGCCAAGAGTGTGAAGGTAATTCAATGGCCGTCATACATGGACTCAAAAGAACGAAAGGACGTAACGGATTTCTTTGTTGCCCTGAAGAAAAGAAGGGAAGATTTTCAGGGATTCCTTTATAGCGCGAAAGAGATTGCTTGCGATTTACAGGAGATTGATGGGGTAAGATTTATTGAACCAGCGGGATTCAAGGTTTACCATGACCGTGTTGAACAGATAATCTACTATGAAAACAAGCAAATCCAAAAGCCAGCATTCTATACCCCTCTTTTCATTACCGGGCGGGCGCTAGACATCGATTTTGGCATTGAGGACGTTGAGATCACTTTCAAAAGGGATCATAAGTGGAAAAAGATTTGGATATCTAAACTGTTAATCTCTGATGCGAAAAAGATTATTGAACTTGCAAATCACGGCTTGCCGGTAAATAGCAGAAACAGCGGGAAGATGATTGAATATCTGGCAGCCTTCGAGGCGTTCAATATGTCGTTTATCCCAAAATCATTCACTTCCAAAAGTTTTGGTTTTAAGTCTGTCGGGGACAAGCTGGTGTTTATCCTTGAAAAGATGGTGGGTAAAAAGGCCGTCCAGGGCGACAAGGAGGTATCCGTTGAGTTTTTCACGGAACCAGGGTTTGAGCGGTTTGTAAAGGCAGTAAAGCCAGAGGGAACATATGCGAAATGGAGGGAGTGTATAGGACATGCCTTGAAATATCCTTATGCCAACCTTGCCTTTTATGCATCGTTTGCAGCGCCGCTTCTCAGGATACTAAAAGCGCCGAACTTCATCGTCGACTTTTGGGGCAATACCTCTGTTGGTAAGACAACGGTTCTTGAACTGGCAGCCAGCGTATGGGGGAACCCACACAGGGAGGCAGGCGGTTTGATCTTCGGCTGGGACTCCACACGAACATTTTTAGAACGGATTGCCACCTTCTTTTGTGACATGCCCATATTCCCAGATGATTCACAGACGGTAAGTAAACTTACTTTATCAAATAATATCTACATGCTTATAAATGGCTGTGCTAAAGGTCGCGCTAATATCGTAGGTGTCCGCCACACTTCATCATGGCATACAATAGTTTTTAGTACCGGCGAACGTCCTATATCAGAATCCTCTAATGACGGCGGGGGCGTAGCAAGATTGATATCGTTATATGGATCACCATTTCCCAACGCAGGATCGGATTTTATCAATGACCTTAAAACGGGGTTAAGGAAAAATTACGGACATGCCGGGGCTAAATTTGTAGAAGGCATCCTGCCTATCTTGGAAAGCACGGATAAGACGGCCAAGCTACAGATTGCTTATGAAACATACAAAAGGACATTATCTCTAGAGGCAAATAATGAGGTAGGCGATAGGATTTCTCAGTATTTTGCGGTGATCAAGTTGGCAGCCGATCTTGTTTATGAAATTTTAGGGGTTGGTGATCCTGTGGCTGCAAGGGAATCCATTGACCGGGTATTTGAAAACGTGATCAGGGAGTCTTTGAACGATGTGGATGTCGGTACCAGGGCAATGGAATATATCTTGTCCTGGGCAAACGCTAATGAGGCCTCTTTTAAAGGGAATACTACGAAGTCTTTTGGCAAGTGGAAAGAGTTTGAATATCTGGGAATTTACAAAAGTGAGCTTGCGAATGCCCTAAGAGAAGAAAATTTCTCTGAAAGGGTAGTTCTTAGGTTATGGTCTGAAAAAGAGTGGATCAAACGGGAAGATGATAAATTTACCTGCGTTAGAGATGGGAAGCGACTTGTAATTATACCCTGGAATGTAATTACAGAATTTACAAACAAATAA
- a CDS encoding MerR family transcriptional regulator, translated as MMTKKELLKKLKEEHIGVSDKMLTYFASLGLIKKPARYGLGKGKGSVSEYDDRVINDIKQIMKLHKEGFTYEQIRQKNMSFDEWLSFFKEMKGSFASEEMEINFLKALPYVSDRDKGRLKLTYDVTEHLTKVVINELESILGKFPEREEVVDLIYDVSNHIEGCLPNVFCDFGLDDEDYVGYLNEGKVWRRGKIFLRSKMPDRSWEKSKKSQKNLKSAKGGNKHEKKGLRT; from the coding sequence ATGATGACTAAAAAAGAATTGCTTAAAAAGCTGAAAGAGGAACATATAGGGGTAAGCGATAAGATGCTCACCTACTTTGCTTCTTTAGGACTTATCAAAAAGCCTGCTCGTTATGGGTTGGGCAAGGGTAAGGGATCTGTATCTGAGTATGATGACAGGGTTATTAATGACATTAAACAAATTATGAAACTGCACAAAGAAGGTTTTACTTACGAACAGATTCGGCAGAAAAATATGTCTTTTGATGAATGGTTGTCATTTTTCAAGGAGATGAAAGGGAGTTTTGCATCCGAAGAAATGGAAATTAACTTTTTAAAAGCACTCCCTTATGTGTCAGACAGGGATAAGGGGCGTTTGAAATTAACTTATGATGTGACTGAACATTTAACTAAAGTGGTTATAAATGAACTAGAATCAATCCTTGGCAAATTCCCTGAAAGGGAGGAAGTGGTGGATTTGATATATGATGTGAGCAACCACATAGAAGGTTGTCTTCCTAATGTGTTTTGTGACTTCGGCCTCGATGACGAGGATTATGTGGGGTATTTGAATGAGGGCAAGGTGTGGCGACGTGGTAAGATTTTTTTACGTTCTAAAATGCCTGATAGGTCATGGGAAAAATCAAAGAAGAGTCAAAAAAATCTAAAATCAGCGAAAGGAGGTAATAAGCATGAAAAAAAAGGATTAAGAACGTAG
- a CDS encoding IS66 family transposase, producing the protein MTIENIDIDATLRKVEKLLSEEKGLSPAIRSMIELLVLVITLLVGRLNRNSRNSSKPPASDPNRTRKSRAKGERKAGGQEGHDGVTLKKVANPDKVEVIKVDRRKYPSGKYRLIGYESRQVFDMKISRVVTEYRAEIVEDAEGSRFVASFPEGVTKAVQYGPDLKAHAVYMSQYQLIPYKRIQEYFEEQMGIPLSEGSLYNFNKDAYESLEAFEGKTKEELVKSEVLQADETSINKNGDRYWLHSASNSLWTHFFPHERRGTEAMDSIGILPQFRGILCHDHLKAYYTYTRCTHALCNAHHLRELEGVWEEDKKQPWAKEMKALLEEINRAVKDAGGLLENGESEKYRQRYRGILQNAEAESPPPDETNRKGKRGRVKRTKARNLLERLREYEGDVLRFMDNKNVPFTNNLAENDIRMTKVQQKISGCFRSLDGAKIFCLIRSYLSTCRKQGVNLSQALRMVFRGKLPDFASS; encoded by the coding sequence TTGACGATAGAGAATATAGATATAGATGCAACGCTGCGGAAAGTAGAAAAGCTGCTTTCAGAGGAAAAAGGTCTGTCACCTGCCATAAGGTCAATGATAGAGTTGTTGGTGTTAGTGATAACGCTGCTGGTAGGACGTCTGAACCGGAACAGTCGCAACAGTAGTAAGCCGCCCGCAAGCGATCCGAATCGCACGAGAAAGAGCAGGGCGAAAGGAGAGAGGAAGGCAGGTGGGCAAGAGGGTCATGATGGAGTAACGCTGAAAAAGGTAGCCAATCCTGATAAGGTGGAAGTAATAAAAGTAGACCGGAGGAAGTATCCGAGCGGCAAATACAGGTTGATCGGTTATGAGTCGCGTCAGGTGTTTGATATGAAGATTTCAAGGGTGGTAACGGAGTATCGGGCAGAGATAGTTGAGGATGCGGAGGGAAGTAGGTTTGTAGCGTCATTTCCGGAAGGGGTGACAAAGGCAGTGCAGTATGGGCCGGATTTGAAAGCGCACGCAGTATATATGTCACAGTATCAATTGATACCCTATAAGAGGATCCAGGAGTATTTTGAGGAGCAGATGGGGATACCGCTGAGCGAAGGCTCTCTTTACAACTTTAACAAGGATGCCTACGAATCTCTGGAAGCCTTCGAGGGGAAAACCAAGGAAGAACTTGTCAAATCAGAGGTATTGCAGGCAGATGAAACGAGCATCAACAAGAACGGAGACAGGTATTGGCTGCATAGTGCATCCAATAGTTTGTGGACACACTTTTTCCCTCACGAAAGACGTGGGACGGAAGCGATGGATAGTATCGGGATACTGCCCCAGTTTCGGGGGATTCTTTGTCACGACCATTTGAAGGCGTATTACACCTACACCCGCTGTACACATGCGCTCTGTAATGCACACCACCTGAGGGAATTGGAGGGGGTGTGGGAAGAGGATAAGAAGCAACCGTGGGCGAAAGAGATGAAAGCCCTGCTCGAAGAGATAAACCGTGCGGTAAAGGATGCGGGGGGTTTGTTGGAAAACGGCGAGTCTGAGAAATACCGGCAAAGGTACCGGGGGATATTGCAAAACGCAGAAGCTGAAAGCCCGCCCCCTGATGAAACGAACCGTAAGGGGAAAAGAGGGCGGGTAAAAAGGACAAAAGCACGGAATCTCCTGGAACGATTACGGGAGTATGAGGGTGATGTGCTCAGATTTATGGACAATAAAAACGTCCCCTTCACGAATAACCTGGCCGAAAACGATATCAGGATGACGAAGGTTCAGCAGAAGATATCGGGCTGTTTTCGTTCTCTGGACGGAGCGAAGATCTTCTGCCTCATCCGTAGTTATCTCTCGACTTGTCGAAAACAAGGGGTAAATTTAAGTCAGGCATTACGGATGGTATTTCGCGGCAAATTGCCTGATTTTGCCAGCTCGTAA
- a CDS encoding type II toxin-antitoxin system HicB family antitoxin, which produces MQIKLTAVFQKVPEGYIGFVEELPGVNTQGDTLEEARSNLEEAVQLVLDANRQLAEESLQGQDVIKESFPVSTP; this is translated from the coding sequence ATGCAAATTAAATTAACAGCAGTCTTCCAAAAGGTACCCGAAGGATACATCGGATTTGTAGAAGAACTACCAGGCGTCAACACACAGGGAGACACATTAGAGGAAGCGCGGAGCAACCTGGAAGAGGCAGTACAATTAGTCCTGGATGCTAATAGGCAGTTAGCGGAAGAATCGCTTCAAGGTCAAGACGTGATAAAAGAATCGTTCCCCGTTTCAACACCATGA
- a CDS encoding alkaline phosphatase family protein produces the protein MIIHKKKVFVLGLDSVPPELLFDRWLDQLPNIQRLIAHGRYGAMKSTIPAITCPAWMSMMTSANPGRLGIYGFRNRLRHDYEGLSFANSKSVHVDTVWNILSRLGKKVVVIGVPLTYPPQPVNGCMITCFLTPDTKGEYTYPPGLKAEVEAISQGYILDAAEFRSDNKESILKDIYAMTEKRFRLTRHFLRSKEWDFFMVVEMGPDRIHHAFWKYFDHDHPRHMPGSPYQNAILDYYKYLDEEIGETVKLFTDDTMTLIVSDHGAKKMMGGICINEWLIQNGYLKLVRYPAGSTPFNKTIVDWDNTRVWGEGGYYGRLFMNVRGREPKGVIAPQHYEHVRNELIKKLEDLRDEKGNTINTKVFKPEEIYTACNGIPPDLLVYYGDLFWRSIGNVGNRSIWASENDTGPDDANHSQYGIFIMQNGKEPGGVRLQGVTLYDIAPTILNYLGVRVPEDMEGKVIP, from the coding sequence ATGATAATTCATAAAAAAAAGGTCTTTGTGCTGGGTCTGGACTCTGTCCCTCCGGAACTTCTTTTCGATCGTTGGCTGGATCAGTTGCCAAATATCCAGCGCCTGATTGCACACGGGAGGTATGGTGCAATGAAAAGCACGATCCCTGCCATTACCTGTCCCGCCTGGATGTCCATGATGACAAGCGCTAATCCCGGCAGGCTGGGGATCTATGGATTCAGAAACCGGTTGCGTCATGATTATGAAGGGTTATCCTTTGCAAATTCGAAGTCCGTTCATGTGGATACCGTGTGGAATATCCTGTCGCGACTGGGAAAAAAGGTTGTCGTAATTGGGGTGCCCCTGACCTATCCACCACAACCGGTCAATGGATGTATGATCACCTGCTTTTTGACGCCTGATACGAAAGGAGAGTATACCTACCCTCCCGGACTGAAAGCCGAGGTAGAGGCCATTTCCCAGGGCTACATCCTTGATGCTGCGGAATTCAGGAGCGACAACAAGGAATCCATCCTGAAAGATATCTATGCCATGACAGAAAAGCGGTTCAGGCTCACGCGGCATTTTCTCCGTTCGAAGGAATGGGATTTCTTTATGGTAGTTGAAATGGGGCCGGACAGGATCCATCATGCCTTCTGGAAATATTTTGATCACGACCATCCCAGGCATATGCCGGGCTCACCGTATCAGAATGCGATCCTGGATTACTATAAATATCTCGATGAGGAGATCGGTGAGACGGTGAAGCTTTTCACGGATGACACCATGACCCTTATTGTGTCCGATCACGGCGCCAAGAAGATGATGGGCGGCATTTGCATCAACGAGTGGCTTATCCAGAACGGCTACCTCAAATTGGTGCGTTATCCCGCAGGGTCTACCCCTTTCAATAAAACCATCGTCGATTGGGACAATACCAGGGTCTGGGGAGAAGGCGGCTATTATGGACGGCTGTTTATGAATGTAAGGGGTCGTGAACCTAAAGGAGTCATTGCGCCCCAGCACTATGAGCACGTGAGGAATGAACTGATTAAAAAGCTGGAAGATTTACGGGATGAAAAGGGGAACACCATCAATACAAAGGTCTTTAAACCGGAGGAAATCTATACCGCATGCAACGGCATACCGCCGGATTTACTTGTCTACTATGGAGACCTCTTCTGGCGTTCGATCGGCAACGTTGGGAACAGGTCGATCTGGGCAAGTGAAAACGATACCGGACCTGATGATGCAAATCACTCCCAGTATGGCATTTTTATCATGCAAAATGGCAAAGAGCCTGGCGGAGTCCGGCTTCAGGGCGTTACCTTGTATGACATTGCCCCGACGATCTTAAACTACCTGGGTGTCAGGGTTCCCGAAGACATGGAAGGAAAGGTTATTCCGTAA